From one Populus alba chromosome 17, ASM523922v2, whole genome shotgun sequence genomic stretch:
- the LOC118062613 gene encoding antimicrobial ginkbilobin-2-like protein, translated as MSSSRLASSLYLLTFALLLQNVLGTDPLFSRCSSNANSTVDSSYKTSLNVLMASLYQLAPVEGFALGSLGQSNQDRPYGLVLCRGDVSSSDCRACAANATREIRRRCPNSKGAIIAYDNCLLKYSDSDFFGQIDDKNKFYMWNVNNVSNPVLFNEKTTELLSQLADKASYNSSKLYAAGEMDLPEGSMKLYGMAQCTRDLSSVDCKNCLDGAIGELPRVAYGKEGARVVGGSCMVIYEIYLFFKA; from the coding sequence ATGTCTTCCTCAAGACTCGCCTCCTCTCTCTATTTGCTAACTTTTGCTCTACTTCTCCAAAATGTTCTTGGAACGGACCCTCTCTTCAGTAGGTGTTCCAGCAACGCGAACTCAACTGTCGATAGCTCTTATAAAACAAGCTTGAATGTCCTCATGGCTTCTCTCTACCAACTTGCTCCAGTTGAAGGCTTTGCTCTTGGTTCTTTAGGTCAGAGCAACCAGGACCGACCATATGGGCTCGTTCTTTGTAGAGGAGATGTCTCATCCTCAGATTGCAGAGCCTGTGCTGCTAATGCAACCAGGGAGATCCGCAGGCGCTGCCCGAATAGCAAAGGTGCAATCATAGCGTACGACAACTGTCTTTTGAAGTATTCTGACTCGGACTTCTTTGGCCAGATTGATGACAAAAACAAGTTCTACATGTGGAATGTGAATAATGTGAGCAACCCAGTGCTATTTAATGAGAAGACTACCGAGCTGCTGAGCCAACTAGCAGACAAGGCTTCTTATAACTCATCAAAATTGTATGCTGCCGGAGAGATGGACCTCCCTGAAGGATCGATGAAACTTTATGGGATGGCTCAGTGCACGAGGGATCTTTCTAGTGTTGATTGTAAGAATTGTCTTGACGGTGCTATAGGTGAACTTCCAAGAGTTGCTTATGGAAAAGAAGGGGCCAGGGTTGTTGGTGGGAGTTGCATGGTTATTTATGAGATATATCTCTTTTTCAAGGCTTAA
- the LOC118062612 gene encoding antimicrobial ginkbilobin-2-like protein gives MSSSRLASSLYLLTFALLLQNVLGTDPLFSRCSSNANSTVNSSYKTSLNVLMASLYQLAPVEGFALGSLGQSNQDRPYGLVLCRGDVSSSDCRACAANATREIRKRCPNSKGAIIAYDNCLLKYSDSDFFGQIDDKNKFYMWNVNNVSNPVLFNEKTTELLSQLADKASYNSSKLYAAGEMDLPEGSMKLYGMAQCTRDLSSVDCKKCLDGAIGELPRVAYGKEGARVVGGSCMVIYEIYPFFKA, from the coding sequence ATGTCTTCCTCAAGACTCGCCTCCTCTCTCTATTTGCTAACTTTTGCTCTACTTCTCCAAAATGTTCTTGGAACGGACCCTCTCTTCAGTAGGTGTTCCAGCAACGCGAACTCAACTGTCAATAGCTCTTATAAAACAAGCTTGAATGTCCTCATGGCTTCTCTCTACCAACTTGCTCCAGTTGAAGGCTTTGCTCTTGGTTCTTTAGGTCAGAGCAACCAGGACCGACCATATGGGCTCGTTCTTTGTAGAGGAGATGTCTCATCCTCAGATTGCAGAGCCTGTGCTGCTAATGCAACCAGGGAGATCCGCAAGCGCTGCCCGAATAGCAAAGGTGCAATCATAGCGTACGACAACTGTCTTTTGAAGTATTCTGACTCGGACTTCTTTGGCCAGATTGATGACAAAAACAAGTTCTACATGTGGAATGTGAATAATGTGAGCAACCCAGTGCTATTTAATGAGAAGACCACCGAGCTGTTGAGCCAACTAGCAGACAAGGCTTCTTATAACTCATCAAAATTGTATGCTGCCGGAGAGATGGACCTCCCTGAAGGATCGATGAAACTTTATGGGATGGCTCAGTGCACGAGGGATCTTTCTAGTGTTGATTGTAAGAAGTGTCTTGACGGTGCTATAGGTGAACTTCCAAGAGTTGCTTATGGAAAAGAAGGGGCCAGGGTTGTTGGTGGGAGTTGCATGGTTATTTATGAGATATATCCCTTTTTCAAGGCTTAA
- the LOC118062610 gene encoding antimicrobial ginkbilobin-2-like protein: MYLSRSLPLFFLLFSLLLHVAICDVPLYHFCFSQENYTAYNNPYRGNLNDLLLLLSAKVPPTGFGLGSIGQGRNRVNGLALCGGDVSSTKCKTCITDAGKETRERCPDKKGAIIWYDNCMVKYSSTKFFGDIDNQNKFYMYNAQSVDNPTSFNTKVKALLNSLSGKAYTDIKFYATGELDLGASKKLHGLAQCTRDLSSTDCKKCLDVAVSGLPSCCDGKRGGRVVGGSCNVRYELYPFVENW; encoded by the coding sequence ATGTATTTATCAAGATCTCTCCCATTGTTCTTCCTGCTCTTTTCCCTTCTGCTCCATGTAGCAATTTGCGATGTTCCCCTCTATCATTTCTGTTTTAGCCAAGAAAACTACACTGCTTATAACAACCCTTATCGCGGTAACCTGAATGACTTGCTACTTCTCTTGTCTGCCAAAGTCCCTCCTACAGGTTTTGGACTTGGCTCCATTGGCCAAGGCCGGAACCGTGTAAATGGATTAGCCTTGTGCGGCGGAGATGTGTCTAGCACAAAATGCAAAACTTGCATCACTGATGCTGGCAAAGAGACCCGCGAACGATGCCCTGATAAAAAAGGAGCAATAATTTGGTATGACAATTGCATGGTCAAGTACTCCAGTACAAAGTTCTTCGGGGACATTGATAATCAAAACAAGTTCTACATGTACAATGCGCAATCTGTAGACAATCCCACATCTTTTAACACGAAAGTTAAGGCTTTATTGAACAGCTTATCTGGTAAAGCTTACACGGACATCAAATTTTATGCCACAGGGGAGCTAGACCTTGGTGCCTCCAAAAAACTGCACGGGTTGGCACAATGCACTCGAGATCTTTCTAGTACGGATTGTAAGAAGTGCCTTGATGTTGCCGTCAGCGGACTTCCAAGCTGCTGTGATGGTAAACGAGGAGGGAGGGTTGTGGGTGGGAGTTGTAATGTTAGGTACGAGCTCTACCCCTTCGTGGAGAACTGGTAA
- the LOC118062609 gene encoding antimicrobial ginkbilobin-2-like protein: MSFSNFASSLCLITFSLLLHSVFGAGPNFHFCSSPENFTANGPYESNLNKLTSYLYYKAPPTGFGKGSRGHTPDQTYGLALCRGDVSTSDCKTCVVEASSEIRKRCPYNKAAIIWYDNCLLKYSNNGFFGQIDTGNKFYMWNVHVVSEPAPFNKKTKELLSQLANKAQATPKLFATGERELGKSTKLYGLVQCTGDLSSAVCKKCLDGIIGELPSCCDGKQGGRVVSGSCNFIYEIYPFVNA; the protein is encoded by the coding sequence ATGTCTTTCTCCAACTTTGCCTCCTCTCTATGTCTAATAACCTTTTCTCTCCTTCTCCACAGTGTTTTTGGAGCAGGCCCAAATTTCCATTTCTGTTCATCTCCGGAGAACTTCACTGCCAATGGCCCTTATGAATCCAACCTGAACAAGCTCACTAGTTACCTCTACTATAAAGCCCCTCCTACAGGTTTTGGTAAGGGTTCAAGAGGCCACACCCCGGACCAAACATACGGGCTTGCTCTTTGTAGAGGCGATGTCTCAACCTCAGATTGCAAAACCTGTGTTGTTGAGGCGAGCAGTGAGATTCGAAAGCGCTGCCCATACAACAAAGCAGCTATCATTTGGTATGATAACTGCCTTTTGAAGTACTCAAACAATGGGTTCTTTGGCCAAATTGATACTGGAAACAAGTTCTACATGTGGAACGTGCACGTTGTGAGTGAGCCAGCTCCATTCAATAAGAAGACCAAAGAGCTTTTGAGCCAGCTTGCCAATAAAGCTCAAGCAACCCCCAAGTTGTTTGCAACAGGAGAGAGGGAACTAGGAAAATCAACGAAGCTTTATGGTCTGGTTCAGTGCACTGGGGATCTTTCTAGTGCTGTTTGTAAGAAATGCCTTGATGGTATAATTGGTGAACTCCCGAGCTGCTGTGACGGGAAACAAGGTGGCAGGGTTGTTAGTGGGAGTTGCAATTTCATATATGAAATATACCCTTTTGTCAATGCTTAG
- the LOC118062614 gene encoding agamous-like MADS-box protein AGL62, which translates to MVMLNKRKKQTQGRQKIEIKQIEEKSNLQVTFSKRRGGLVKKASELSLLCGAQVAILAFSPGKKVFAFGHPDLDMVLDHYLSDSSTARELGAVSNNDPQVQQWNKEYEEALKELEEEKKQVAMAEQWNKVCENDVNGRFWWDEPIDDMGLEELEEYVRAMEELKKNVAARANELTMASDHFGNQNMSQHLDLGVNGFSLENVLF; encoded by the coding sequence ATGGTGATGTTAAATAAACGCAAAAAGCAAACCCAAGGCCGTCAAAAAATAGAGATCAAGCAGATAGAAGAGAAGAGCAATCTACAGGTGACGTTCTCAAAGCGTCGTGGGGGTCTCGTCAAGAAAGCAAGCGAGCTAAGCCTTCTCTGTGGAGCACAAGTGGCCATTCTTGCCTTCTCTCCGGGGAAAAAGGTCTTTGCGTTTGGTCACCCCGATCTCGACATGGTACTTGATCATTACCTCAGTGACAGTTCTACTGCTAGGGAACTAGGGGCCGTGAGTAATAATGACCCTCAAGTTCAACAATGGAACAAAGAGTACGAGGAGGCATTGAAAGAgttggaggaggagaagaagcaGGTGGCAATGGCTGAACAGTGGAATAAGGTGTGTGAAAACGATGTTAATGGAAGGTTCTGGTGGGATGAACCTATTGACGATATGGGGTTGGAGGAGCTTGAGGAGTATGTGAGGGCCATGGAAGAGTTGAAGAAGAATGTGGCTGCTAGGGCAAATGAGTTAACCATGGCTAGCGATCATTTTGGTAATCAAAATATGAGTCAACATCTTGATCTTGGAGTTAATGGTTTTAGTCTTGAAAATGTtctattttaa